GCAGAAAATCTCCAAAGTGGCATATAGTACGACGGGTAATGGCTACTATCTGTACCTGAAGGGGCAGATAGTAATCTAGAGCCAGTTTTATCGTGCGCAGGAGCCTTTTCCATGAGAAATCCCAATAGAAAGATCCCGAAGAGAAAGAAGCTCAAGGCCCAGGGGGACGAAAAAGCCTACCTCGATCTGGAAGACATCGATAAGATGGAGGAGGCCACTGTTTGCGGACGAGACCAGCTCATAGTCAGGCTGCTCTTTCGCCTGGGCTGCCGGGTTTCGGAATTAATGGGACTGACCGTCGACGATATCGACTTTACCCGGGGCACCGTCAGAATCGAGCACCTCAAAGCCAAGCTGCAGCTCTATTGCCCGGCTTGCGGAGCCAGGCTGGGAAAAACCCATCGCTTCTGCCCGTCCTGCGGATCCCGGGTCGAAGAAGCCCTGGCCAGGGAGATGGAGAAGAAGCGGATGCGACTGTTGCCGCTGGACCAGGACTCCCTGGATATGCTCCATGAGTTTATCGAGGGAGGTCCCCCGGTATACAAGGGCGAACGGGCGCTCATTTTCGGGATCTCGTCAAATCGTGCGCGGCAGGTGGTAAGAGAAGCCGCCGATAAAGCCGGGCTGCCTCATCTGATCGATGCGAAAACGGGCAGGCTGATGAACATCAGCCCGCACCGATTGAGGGATGCCTTCGCCGTGCGTGCCATGAAGACAAACGATTCCGGCGAGGGCATGCGCCAACTCCAGGAGCACCTTGGGCATGCGCGGTTCGATGCTACCGCTAAGTATCGCAAGATCTCCGGGGAAGAATCCAAGGAATGGTACAGTAAGCTATGGCCAGAGGAAACGCAGGCAAAAGCGGAAGAGAAAAAGGAAAACTAACCGGCCCTCGTGTACGAGCCATAGGCGGCAAAGCGATCGGGGGCTTTCTGCGCCCTTTCGGCTGTGGCTGGTTTATCAGGGAGTTTCTTCTGGGCAACGGTCCGGAGGGATCCCCCCGGATCGATCCGACGGTAGGATCCACTCAGTCAGACATCTTCTATCACTACAAAACGGCCCTGATGCGGGCTACGGCCACCGATCGGGGAACGGCTGAAGAAGAGCGCATCTCAAAGCGGGAAGAGCGCAACTTTGACCCATCCAGGGCCGAGGACCAAGCAAAATACTATCTATCCAAGCTGCGGTACCGCTCCAAGGGGGCACGCTATCACTCGTTTGTGGTGTACTTCTCCAATCTGCGCAGGCTGGGGTGGGTCGAGGCCACCGGGGAAGAGGAGCCATCCCAGTTCCAGGAAAATTATCCGCCCGGACCTCCGCGCATCTACTATCGTCTGACCGCTACCGGCAGATCTACCTCGCCAAGCACCTGGCGCGATCCGCTGAAAACCCTTTATCCTGGTACTAAGGTCAACAAGGCTGTGACAGCAGCCTGAAAGGGCGATCTGATTACCGGAATTTGAAAATGGGGAAGGTTTTGGTTATCATTGCATTAAGGTCCGGAAGAAAACAATGAACCAAGCCCAAGTCGCAAGCAATTTGCAGGTAATAGGAAATCGAGCAGTGCGAAACGCCCAAAGCAAAAACAAAAAACAGGGTATACCTAACGCATACTCCCGAGACAGTAAATTATATTTCGAATTGCCTGATGGACAGATAACTGATAAGGATCCATTCATTTAGCGCATCACTTAAAGTCTTTGATTCTACCAGTTCTTCAGAAAGCCGCTGTATGTGTGCTCAGTATTTCATACCTTCACTGTCTGGCGCAGGCGATCTAATATCCACATCCGGGCCAGTGTGGTGGGACCAACCCCCAACTCTCTTGCTTCCTGCCGGAGCTGTTCCCACTTATCTGAAGAGAGACGGACGGGAATCACCTTGTCCAAAGGTTTCTTAACTTCTAGCTTTACCACCTCATCGGTTTCGTCCCAGGCATCGCCCTCTTCTATTCCCGCTATAACCTTGTCCATCTCTGCCATGTCACTTGCCTCCCGTTTCCCTGATGTAGAGCCGCCTCTCGTTATCAGTCATTTCTCTGGCCGTAGCGACCCTCCAAGATCCTCTGCCCAAATTTACTAATACCACCAAGACATACCGTCCAGCCTCGGTCTGGCTGAAGAGCTTGTACAATCCCTCCCGGCTCTTTTTGACATGCCGCCTCTCTGAGAGACAAGCCTCTTCGACCTCGTTGAAGGCGACTGCATGCTTGGACTCGATCTTCTCCAGGATATGGTCATCGATCTCTATCGATTCAATCCGCAGCATCAGATATCCGCCTTCACTATGAATGTATACCAATTGTATACATCTGTCAAGGAACACTTATCCTTGTGGTCTCGGCATGTTAGGAAATCCCTAAAGTGTTGCAGTATAAAAGGGGCGTCCCAGAGCTATTTCCTCTTTATCTCCTCGTCCCGGCGAAGGGGTATACCGCTTCGGTGCCGTCCGGCCGTTTCACCTGTATGGCAGGCGTTTCATCTTCCATTATTTCAAGATCGTAGTCTCTCTGGAGATTCAACCAAAACTCCGTCGAGTTCCCGAAGTATAGACCAAGCCGGACAGCGATCCGGGGAGTAATAGACCGCTTTCCGTGGATTATCTGGCTGATCTGAGTCTGTGAAACCCCGATATCTTTCGATAACTTGTAAGGGGTGATCCCCATCGGGTCCAAAAACTCTTCCTTCAAAATCTCGCCCGGGTGAATTACGGGGAGTCTTTCTTGATCAATCATAATCGTCATTCCTTCTAGTGGTAATCGGTTATTTCCACATCATAGGCATCGGTCTCGCGCCAGGTGAAACAAATCCGCCACTGGTCATTTATCCTTATGCTGTGCTGGCCTTTTCTCTCTTGTTTCAAAGCTTCCAATCGATTCCCGGGCGGCGCCTTCAAATCGTTCAGGGCCTGTGCTGCATTGAGAATCCGGAGCTTTTTACGGGCCCTTTCCTGTATATCCCGCGGGAGTTTTCTGGAAACCTGTCGGAACCGATAGAGTGCTTCGGTTTCCTTATCCCTGAATGATTTTATCATCAGAATGATACTATCATTTAATGATACTGTCGTCAAGTGATATTATGCCAAGATATGGATACCTTGATCACTGTTTGCCAGCAGAACTGTCTCCGCCGACACCTGGCGCGATCCGCTGAAAACCCTTTATCATGGTACTAAAACATCATTCTTTCTTCTTGATATCCAACCGGCGTTTCGTTGCGTAACGTTCTGCATATCATTGCCAGACCAGGCAGAAGTTCATTCGACTTGCCATTCAATTAAAAGGGAAACACTTCCCACTGTAGCCTCGGCAGTCGCAAGAAACAGGGTTTTGGAAAGCACCACTTTTGGTATCCAGAGAAGAAAGCTATTGCGTACCATGAAACCAAAGGTTTAGAATGTTAACAAAGTGTGATCATTCTGCTGATCACCACGTTAACATATGTTCCTCAATAGCACTGGGGGTTCGAATTGGCCCAACTGGAACACATCGAAGCCATTGAAAAAAGGTTGTGGAATGCCGCCGACACACTAAGGGCAAACTCCAACTATGCCAGCAACGAATACTTCTTGCCAGTGATGGGCCTGATCTTCCTGCGGCACGCTTACAGCAGATATCTCGCCGTCAAGGGCGAGATTGAGGGTACCCTACCCAGCCGAGGCGGGAAGACACGGGCCTTGACCAAGGAAGACTTCTCACGAAAGAGCTCGATCTTCCTCCAGCCCAAGGCTCAGTTTGATACCCTCGTTGCCCTCACCGACAGCGACGACCGCGCCAGCGCCATCATCGAGGCGATGGAATCCATCGAGACTGACTACGAGAACCTGCGCGGCGTGCTACCCAAGAGCGAATACCAAGAGTTGGATAACGCTGTTCTTGGTCAGCTTCTGCGCACACTCAACCCGGATGAGCTAAAGCAGGTCTCTGGCGACGTGTTCGGCCGTATCTACGAATACTTTCTCACGCAGTTTGCCGACCAGAAAGCCCACGACGGCGGCGAGTTCTTTACTCCCGTCTCTCTGGTCTCGCTGATCGCCAACGTGCTGGAACCAGAGCGCGGTACTGTATTGGACCCGGCCTGTGGCTCAGGCGGCATGTTCGTGCAGAGCGCTCGGTTCGTTGAACGACAGCACGAGAACCCCACCGACAAGCTCACTTTCCGCGGTTTGGAGAAGAATGCCGTCACAATCCGCCTGGCGAAAATGAACCTGGCAGTCCACGGTTTGGAAGGCGACATTCTGAAAGCCATCACCTATTACGAAGACCCCCACGAATTGGTCGGCAAAGCCGACTTCGTCATGGCCAATCCGCCCTTCAACGTGGACGAAATCGACGCCGACAAAGTCAAGAAAGACCCCCGCTTGCCATTCGGGCTGCCCGGAGTGAACAAGAAGGGCAAGGTCTCCAACGGCAACTATATCTGGATCAGTTATTTCTATAGCTACCTCGGCAAAGCAGGACGGGCAGGTTTCGTGATGTCATCGCAGGCCTCTAGTGCAGGCCGTGACGAGGCCAAAGTGCGGCAGA
This genomic stretch from Dehalococcoidia bacterium harbors:
- a CDS encoding tyrosine-type recombinase/integrase translates to MRNPNRKIPKRKKLKAQGDEKAYLDLEDIDKMEEATVCGRDQLIVRLLFRLGCRVSELMGLTVDDIDFTRGTVRIEHLKAKLQLYCPACGARLGKTHRFCPSCGSRVEEALAREMEKKRMRLLPLDQDSLDMLHEFIEGGPPVYKGERALIFGISSNRARQVVREAADKAGLPHLIDAKTGRLMNISPHRLRDAFAVRAMKTNDSGEGMRQLQEHLGHARFDATAKYRKISGEESKEWYSKLWPEETQAKAEEKKEN
- a CDS encoding BrnT family toxin yields the protein MVYIHSEGGYLMLRIESIEIDDHILEKIESKHAVAFNEVEEACLSERRHVKKSREGLYKLFSQTEAGRYVLVVLVNLGRGSWRVATAREMTDNERRLYIRETGGK
- a CDS encoding HigA family addiction module antitoxin, whose translation is MDQERLPVIHPGEILKEEFLDPMGITPYKLSKDIGVSQTQISQIIHGKRSITPRIAVRLGLYFGNSTEFWLNLQRDYDLEIMEDETPAIQVKRPDGTEAVYPFAGTRR
- a CDS encoding type II toxin-antitoxin system RelE/ParE family toxin — its product is MIKSFRDKETEALYRFRQVSRKLPRDIQERARKKLRILNAAQALNDLKAPPGNRLEALKQERKGQHSIRINDQWRICFTWRETDAYDVEITDYH
- a CDS encoding N-6 DNA methylase, whose product is MAQLEHIEAIEKRLWNAADTLRANSNYASNEYFLPVMGLIFLRHAYSRYLAVKGEIEGTLPSRGGKTRALTKEDFSRKSSIFLQPKAQFDTLVALTDSDDRASAIIEAMESIETDYENLRGVLPKSEYQELDNAVLGQLLRTLNPDELKQVSGDVFGRIYEYFLTQFADQKAHDGGEFFTPVSLVSLIANVLEPERGTVLDPACGSGGMFVQSARFVERQHENPTDKLTFRGLEKNAVTIRLAKMNLAVHGLEGDILKAITYYEDPHELVGKADFVMANPPFNVDEIDADKVKKDPRLPFGLPGVNKKGKVSNGNYIWISYFYSYLGKAGRAGFVMSSQASSAGRDEAKVRQKLIETGDVDVMISIRSNFFYTRTVPCELWFLNRDKPEEHRDKVLMIDARNIYRKVTRKIYDFSPEQEQNILAIVWLYRGRTEKYLDLVAGYCYRMLAESAGCFAAKNKNGEGIEPLPTFIDSLEALSDALQPFIDSLARDAAHAEVLRELNDALPDFKSDVEAFHKAATEQQLAWEKQQTSNGELKQAVDRLSSLAESSRDLVKQTDLVFKLASRLIETCEKECDARNNGAWANREITRSRKAADEARQLAVEQLKQVRYFHRQAHWLTERFPEAKLCDVEGLVKLVGRADIEANDWSLTPGRYVGVAPEEEDENFDFEESLRNIHIELEDLNAEAVQLAAGIKKNFEELGV